A part of Methanohalobium evestigatum Z-7303 genomic DNA contains:
- a CDS encoding MBL fold metallo-hydrolase, translated as MTGLNEVFILDDTSTTIDNVTIKWLGHAGFMIKEAEINVYIDPYVLPTSIINFEDQADVLLITHEHFDHCNPESIRKVRKSYATTLIPESVTLDFKGDARRVRDGDMLRDHLSIKDVNIEVLPAYNIDKQYHPKGMGVGYLIELGGLRIYHTGDTDFIPEMNDVSADVVLVPIGGTYTMDESEAADAVASMSPKIAIPMHYNYVEGTEGDTEKFKQLVNENNPDVDVVILNFEQ; from the coding sequence ATGACTGGATTAAATGAGGTATTTATATTGGACGATACAAGCACAACTATTGATAATGTGACCATAAAATGGCTTGGTCATGCAGGGTTTATGATAAAAGAAGCAGAAATTAATGTATATATTGATCCTTATGTATTACCAACGAGTATAATCAATTTTGAAGACCAGGCAGATGTACTACTGATAACTCATGAACATTTTGATCACTGCAATCCCGAATCCATCAGAAAAGTGAGGAAAAGTTATGCCACTACCCTTATACCTGAAAGTGTAACACTGGATTTTAAAGGGGATGCTCGGCGTGTAAGGGATGGTGATATGCTGCGTGACCACCTTTCTATAAAAGATGTCAATATTGAGGTATTGCCTGCTTATAACATTGATAAGCAGTATCATCCAAAAGGTATGGGTGTAGGATATCTTATAGAGTTGGGAGGTTTGAGAATCTATCATACCGGTGATACTGATTTTATACCGGAAATGAATGATGTGTCAGCAGATGTTGTTCTGGTTCCCATCGGAGGTACATACACAATGGATGAATCCGAGGCTGCAGATGCTGTGGCATCCATGTCTCCAAAAATAGCGATACCGATGCATTACAATTATGTAGAAGGAACAGAAGGAGACACTGAAAAATTCAAACAGCTGGTCAATGAAAATAATCCAGATGTTGATGTAGTTATATTAAATTTTGAACAATAA
- a CDS encoding TrmB family transcriptional regulator, translating into MDDENLLKDMGLNKYEALAYLTLLEEGISEANTVSKKSDIPMGKVYEVLESLKNHGLVDIQESRPKKYRPVEPKLALNNYYSKREKDTEKELNRLKETISKAEEKLSQYNYPDYHENTFWSTIMGDDDHLSFIKQVSEEIENEICIVHQESLKSLEPSEFTEFFPPIFDNMMPLINRGVRVNIITPESYFLTLLKQKYNSVSDEVQGRIDRFLNVKILETRNGFTLIDNYMIILNVDNPLNPNKTLGLIKIYDTNFSQKLKTKFRKLWDRADDFTLSV; encoded by the coding sequence ATGGATGATGAAAACCTGTTAAAAGACATGGGTTTAAACAAATACGAGGCTTTAGCCTATCTAACACTGTTAGAAGAAGGTATATCTGAAGCCAACACAGTGTCCAAGAAGTCCGATATACCAATGGGCAAGGTTTATGAAGTTCTTGAATCGCTCAAAAATCATGGACTGGTTGATATCCAGGAATCAAGACCCAAAAAATACCGTCCTGTAGAACCCAAACTTGCACTCAACAATTATTATTCTAAAAGGGAAAAAGATACTGAAAAAGAGCTTAACAGGCTTAAAGAAACCATTTCTAAAGCTGAAGAGAAATTATCTCAATACAATTATCCTGATTACCATGAAAATACGTTCTGGTCAACGATTATGGGTGATGACGACCATTTAAGTTTTATCAAACAGGTTTCAGAAGAGATAGAAAATGAGATTTGTATTGTTCATCAGGAATCCTTAAAATCGCTTGAACCATCTGAATTTACAGAATTTTTCCCTCCTATTTTTGACAACATGATGCCTCTGATAAATAGGGGTGTTCGGGTTAATATAATAACACCTGAATCCTACTTTTTAACGCTTCTTAAACAAAAATATAACTCGGTTTCAGATGAAGTACAGGGTCGAATTGATAGATTCTTAAATGTAAAAATACTGGAGACCAGAAACGGATTTACGCTGATTGATAATTACATGATAATACTTAATGTGGATAATCCACTAAATCCTAATAAAACACTGGGATTGATAAAAATTTATGATACAAATTTTTCCCAGAAACTAAAAACCAAATTTAGAAAGCTTTGGGATAGAGCGGATGATTTTACTCTGTCTGTATGA